tatattaaatataatacataatataaatatatttacaaatgtaataattgtatattattataaatgaatattataaaaaatatataaattaatatattataaatatataatattatgtataaatgtattaatataattaatataaatgtattagtattatgtataaatgtataattaatattgtgtgttaatattatgtataaatgtattatgttatacataatacataatataattgtatataaatatacataaatatatatacataaatgtgtaatatatataatatgtattatatatattaaatatataatatataatatttatataaatgtataattacatatttatattaatattaatttatatgctatataatatttatataaatatataaaaatatattttaaataaaataaaatatttataatatgtttaaataaatatataaatatataatatatataataaatttttgagaGTGAGGgactcaaaattcaaaaaaaaatttcgaggtTACCGGCGGCGCCGGAATAGGTGACCGGCTCCAGGAGAGGTGGTGGAGGCGGTGTCTGGTGTGGTGGGTTGGGTGAGGgaggaagaaaagtttttgagaaattttttgtgtatagatttttgaagtgtgtaggtaaaaaactttgaaaagttttttggggttcctgtagcaaaagttgttaaaaaactagtagctaaaaaacttggtaaaaaactaggGTGCCAAACAGGCCCCCTAAACCCTAAACATTTTAGATTTTGTGTTCATTCTCGTGTTGGTACTTATAttgaatttttgcattttaccGATTGAACATAATGCATACTAATAGAACATCTATTTAAGTTCTGAATTTTTTTCGTAGTTTGTATTGTgaggataatttcataaatctcCCATACAAAAACAAATCAAAaaaccaaaacaagaaaaaaagtttaataaaaAGCTGAGTCGACCTAAAAGTACTAAATACTTTGAAAtttaagttaattaatttaCATTTCAAAGTTGAAAcgtaagaaaaagaagaaaatagattTGTGCAAAATCACTAATTACTCCTATAGGATGTTAAACTACGACAATGtttttcaaacaaaatataCCATTCATTTTGTAATAAGATGTAGTTCTCAAATTGTTGAGAAATAATTTGTTAGAAtttttatgtaatttttaatgttcactataattttataaaactaaatttaTTGTgcaatatataaaaaaaggaccaaaaaaagaagaaaaaatgcatagCATGACAACAGTGAAATGgctaaatataaaaataacgaTAAGCATTCAAATAATAAAAGGCTAAATTCccatattgtaatatttgatatttagcAAACATGTAATGAAGATTGTATATTTTGTCTACCCAGAAGATTCCGATCTAAACCCAAAAGATTGTATATTTTGTCTACCAAATCATCATAACCTATCATCTCTGTAAGGAACAACACTTGTTTCGGTTTAGAAAGATCATATGAAATTGACCCTCCTTCGTTTATAATTTTTCCACCCCAATATACTTGAATCACCAAGCAATTATCACTTGACATGTTATACCTATTAGAGACGAGTGTTGATAGCATTTTAGAACCTCATTAATATGCTTAtttgaataattaattaattgaatcaaatatatataatttataacaaataaataaataattgcgATTCTATAATtataagaaataataaaaaataacaacAACTAAAGTGTAATTAAATAACAACGAATAATAACAAATAGTATAACaaataacaacaaataaagtgtaattaaataacaacaaataataacaaataacaacaaataatgcattataattaaataattaaatcatttataacaaataaatgaatatttaataaataacaaattaaaccaTCACCttaattaaatgcatttaatcgAATCTCTTAAAATTACTTCACtcaattaattaaactaattaatccaCTAAACTAATTAAAGTGAATTGCATTTACCAACTAGCTTAACAAATAAAGTGAATTGCAATTCACTCAATTGACTCAGTTGGATGAATTGCAATTCACGGACatcgttttaaaaaaaaaaaatgtgtcagGTACCGGGCTGTCTCAGCCCGGTACCTGACatgttttagaaaaaaaaaagtttctgtCAGGTGCCGGGTTGTTTCAGTCCGGTACCCATAGTTTTATATATGGACTCTGTCAGATCCGCAAGTGtctgacttttcttttttacacCTATATTCTAATCAATTAACCCTTTGATCGTGGGTTATAATGAGAAAAACAACTACAACTGCATAATTTCTTGCCTGCCGCGGCTTGCAACCGATAGGAAGCTTTTGGATTGGATGCCATCATCATCAAAAGTGGGAATTACAGCCTTTTGTATTTGAGTGAAATTGCAAATCGACGAGCTTGTTTGGATGTCCACCAACTGTTTGTTGAATTTCCCCACAAAAGCATCTAATCCTAGTTAAGAGTTGGTAGACGGCATCTGGGATCGTAGTCTCGTTCCTCCGGCGGAGATGGATAGCGGTAGAGTATCTGGTGAAAGGGTCGTCCCAGAATCTGGTTCTGGATTAGCTTCGAGGTCAGGTTTCCCTTATATTCCAGAATCGGTTGTGATTGAATTGCTCATCCGTTTGCCAATGAAGTGTGTCTTTAGATGCAAGTGCGTCTGCAAACAATGGCGCTCCGTGATTGACGCTCCTTCCTTTGGACTTGCTTTTGTTTCAAGAATTGCATCACCATCTGCACAACCAAAACTCTGGACTCTTCTCTATAAATGTATACATGCggaagaaattcatcatgagcACGGGTTTTTCAGGAATTTGTTTTCAAATGATGTTGGTTTAGCCTGTCTTACTAAGTCTGATCTTCCTGCTTCCGCACAGGCACATGGAACTGAGGCATACGGAATACTTGATTACATTATTGCCATGGACGGTAATGGGCTATTGTTATGTGGCTCAAATTGCGGGTGGCATTTAGGTCGCTATTATATTCTAAATCCCATCACTAAGCAGTATGTTGAAATTCCGCCATCACAGCGTCCCTTTCCCTATTGCTGTGTAGGGTTCATCAGCCAGGTGAAAGATAGTGTTGTCGCTAGTTACAAAGTAATAGACTTGAAGATGGTAGGGGAAAAACCAGCATCCTCAAGCTTGATATATTCTCTTCTGAAACTGGTGAATGGAGGGATATTGATATTCCTCTTCAGCAAGTACTTCAACTTTTGCCTCTCAGGAAGATGCCTGTTGTTTTAAAAGAaatattgcattttatggatagGGAGCTTGGAATTTTAGCTTACGATCCATATAAAGGTCCTCATTCTTGTCGGATTATAGAACTTCCGGGGGATATAGACAGAGAATGGAGCAAACGGGTTGATGAAAAAACTATACTGTTTGATGTTCATCGTGGCCATTTGAGATTTTTTGCAGTATCTAATGCTTATAATGATGGATTGAGGATAAGTATGTGGACACTCAGTGACTATGACGAAGGGCTTTGGTTATTGGAGCACTGTATCAGCCTAAGTGAACTTGCATGTGATATTTCTTTTCCTGATTCGCCATATTTGGTGCCAATTGCTTTCCACCCAtttgattctgatactgtgTATCTCGGGTATGGTAGAAGTATTCTCTCCTATGATTTCCTAAGTCAACAATTGCGAGAGCTGGATAATAATGTTACTTTACAAACGGATAATGTTACCTTAAAAAAGGATATCCACTGGTATTTGGTCTACCGCTTCGCACTTCCCCTGTGGCCAGTCTCGATCCAGGCATCTACAATCAAAGTCTAGCAAAATATGGTGCAATTTTGCTATTCAGGAGTTTAAGTTTTGTGGCTTTGCCACTGATAGCTTTTTAGATTTAGTTTAGTTGCTATGTAGGTTTTGAGACACAATATTGAGTAGGCTAATAGACGTACATGctggttttttccttttctgtggATAATTGTGTGTCTAGTGATAGATTACTTTGCATATGAATGGAATTtccatatttttttatttatttatttttttgcagCTGCATAGTGGGCAAATTTGCCCTTTATCTAGTTATCACACATGTATCGCTGTTGTTGCTTCAATCTCCCTTGTCCAAACAGAAATTATCAGATATTAAGGTGCCTAACATTGTAGTTTTGTGGCTTCCTCTATCGTGACTATTATCATAAGTTTAGATGTTTAATTACCAAAAAACAGATTACTTATTTGTTTGTTATTGGACAGCAAAGAGATGCAGCTATCATCTTGGTTGATAAGAACATGATTATGAGAAACAAGCAAGGGGAGGCTTTCGAAAATCGATGATGGTTACTCTAAAGGTCCTGAAGATTTAGGGAAACATAATGGAAAAGGGAAAAACTAATATGCCACTTGTGACTTATTAGTATTATCACTACCCCTCTTTTATATGTGCTTTTTTGCGCTTTTTCCCC
The Coffea arabica cultivar ET-39 chromosome 6c, Coffea Arabica ET-39 HiFi, whole genome shotgun sequence genome window above contains:
- the LOC113693212 gene encoding putative F-box/kelch-repeat protein At4g22430, whose protein sequence is MDSGRVSGERVVPESGSGLASRSGFPYIPESVVIELLIRLPMKCVFRCKCVCKQWRSVIDAPSFGLAFVSRIASPSAQPKLWTLLYKCIHAEEIHHEHGFFRNLFSNDVGLACLTKSDLPASAQAHGTEAYGILDYIIAMDGNGLLLCGSNCGWHLGRYYILNPITKQYVEIPPSQRPFPYCCVGFISQGY
- the LOC113692409 gene encoding uncharacterized protein isoform X1 is translated as MPVVLKEILHFMDRELGILAYDPYKGPHSCRIIELPGDIDREWSKRVDEKTILFDVHRGHLRFFAVSNAYNDGLRISMWTLSDYDEGLWLLEHCISLSELACDISFPDSPYLVPIAFHPFDSDTVYLGCIVGKFALYLVITHVSLLLLQSPLSKQKLSDIKQRDAAIILVDKNMIMRNKQGEAFENR
- the LOC113692409 gene encoding uncharacterized protein isoform X2, with protein sequence MPVVLKEILHFMDRELGILAYDPYKGPHSCRIIELPGDIDREWSKRVDEKTILFDVHRGHLRFFAVSNAYNDGLRISMWTLSDYDEGLWLLEHCISLSELACDISFPDSPYLVPIAFHPFDSDTVYLGYQKLVAVSNG